One window of the Azospirillum sp. TSH100 genome contains the following:
- a CDS encoding TRAP transporter substrate-binding protein → MLKMPPVRATSFRPSRRAVLAAATAMPLVTILKHPADAAEFQFKYATGQDPTHPVNIRAQEAINRIREATAGRLDIKLFPANQLGSDTDLLGQVRNGGVEIFNLSSLILATFVPVSGITSMGFAFNDYSAVWRAMDGDLGKHIRAEIAKTPIMTLGKIWDNGFRHVTSSTRVIQTPDDIKGFKMRVPPAPALTSLFKAIGAAPAPINFNELYSALQTVVVEGQENPLAIISTTRLYEVQKSCSLTGHVWDGYWVLGNKRAFAKLPADVQEIVGRELDRSADDQRADIAALTDSLQKDLAAKGLTFHTVDREPFRKALSSTSFYTEWKDKYGATAWELLEKVSGKLG, encoded by the coding sequence ATGCTCAAGATGCCGCCCGTCCGCGCAACATCCTTCCGCCCGAGCCGCCGCGCCGTCCTGGCCGCCGCCACCGCCATGCCGCTGGTCACGATCCTGAAACACCCGGCGGACGCCGCCGAATTCCAGTTCAAATACGCCACCGGCCAGGATCCGACCCACCCCGTCAACATCCGCGCCCAGGAAGCGATCAACCGCATCCGCGAGGCGACCGCCGGCCGGCTGGACATCAAGCTGTTCCCGGCGAACCAGCTGGGCAGCGACACCGACCTGCTGGGCCAGGTGCGCAACGGCGGCGTCGAGATCTTCAATCTCAGCTCGCTGATCCTCGCCACCTTCGTCCCGGTGTCCGGCATCACCAGCATGGGCTTCGCCTTCAACGACTACAGCGCCGTCTGGCGGGCGATGGACGGCGATCTCGGCAAGCACATCCGCGCGGAGATCGCCAAGACTCCGATCATGACGCTCGGCAAGATCTGGGACAACGGCTTCCGCCACGTCACCTCCTCCACCCGGGTGATCCAGACGCCGGACGACATCAAGGGCTTCAAGATGCGGGTGCCGCCGGCCCCGGCGCTGACCTCGCTGTTCAAGGCCATCGGCGCCGCCCCGGCCCCGATCAATTTCAACGAGCTGTATTCGGCGCTCCAGACCGTGGTGGTCGAGGGGCAGGAGAATCCGCTGGCGATCATCTCCACCACCCGCCTGTACGAGGTGCAGAAATCCTGCAGTCTGACCGGCCATGTCTGGGACGGCTATTGGGTGCTGGGCAACAAGCGCGCCTTCGCCAAGCTGCCGGCCGATGTCCAGGAGATCGTCGGCCGCGAACTGGACCGCTCCGCCGACGACCAGCGCGCCGACATCGCCGCCCTGACCGACAGCCTTCAGAAGGATCTGGCCGCCAAGGGGCTGACCTTCCACACGGTCGACCGCGAGCCGTTCCGCAAAGCCCTGTCCTCGACCAGCTTCTACACGGAGTGGAAGGACAAGTACGGTGCCACCGCCTGGGAACTGCTGGAGAAGGTGTCCGGCAAGCTGGGCTGA
- a CDS encoding TRAP transporter large permease subunit, with the protein MNTPINAATVSAHGSGAHGSGQPSRTNARWLDQLDRGIGFFVELPAALLVLAEVGVLLVGVIWRYLLHSPIIWSDELASILFLWLAMFGSVVALRRGEHMRMTALVGMLGPRAQAFLDVLAMTAALAFLLLLAEPAYEFASEEVWVTTPALDIANSWRASALPVGIALMISVALLRLARVGRATDVLWAVLAVAGTIGAAVLAGPVFAGLGNLNLLLFFVVGVGVMVFLGLPIAFSFGLATFGYLSLATSTPAIVMVGRMDEGMSHLILLSVPLFVFLGQLIEMTGMARAMVGFLASLLGHVRGGLSYVLIGAMYLVSGISGSKAADMAAVAPVLFPEMKARGAKPGDLVALLSATGAQTETIPPSLVLITIGSVTGVSIAALFTGGLLPGIVLGLALAGLVWWRYRHEDLSHVRRASRGEIGKAFLIALPAIALPFIIRAAVIEGVATATEVSTIGIVYAVIAGLLVYRQFDWRRIYPMLVETAALSGAILLIIGAATGMAWALTQSGFSNTLATAMRELPGGVPVFIAVSIIAFIILGSVLEGIPAIVLFGPLLFPIARQIGVHEVHYAMIVILAMGIGLFAPPFGVGYYAACAISRISPDEGMKPILGYLAALAVGLIIVAAVPWVSIGFLG; encoded by the coding sequence ATGAACACTCCCATCAACGCGGCGACCGTATCCGCGCACGGATCCGGCGCCCACGGTTCGGGGCAGCCGTCCCGCACCAATGCCCGCTGGCTCGACCAGCTCGACCGGGGCATCGGGTTCTTCGTCGAACTTCCGGCGGCGCTGCTGGTGCTCGCCGAGGTCGGCGTTCTCCTGGTCGGCGTCATCTGGCGCTATCTCCTCCACAGCCCGATCATCTGGTCGGACGAGCTGGCCTCCATCCTCTTCCTCTGGCTCGCCATGTTCGGCTCGGTCGTCGCGCTGCGCCGGGGCGAGCATATGCGGATGACTGCGCTGGTCGGCATGCTGGGGCCGCGCGCCCAGGCCTTCCTCGACGTTCTCGCCATGACCGCGGCGCTGGCCTTCCTGCTGCTGCTGGCGGAACCCGCTTATGAATTCGCCTCGGAGGAGGTGTGGGTCACCACCCCGGCGCTCGACATCGCCAATTCCTGGCGCGCCTCGGCCCTGCCGGTCGGCATCGCCCTGATGATCTCGGTCGCCCTGCTGCGGCTGGCCCGCGTCGGCCGCGCCACGGACGTTCTGTGGGCGGTGCTGGCGGTGGCGGGGACGATCGGCGCCGCGGTTCTGGCCGGTCCGGTCTTCGCCGGGCTCGGCAACCTCAACCTGCTGCTGTTCTTCGTCGTCGGCGTCGGGGTGATGGTGTTCCTCGGCCTGCCGATCGCCTTTTCCTTCGGCCTCGCCACCTTCGGCTACCTGTCGCTCGCCACCTCGACCCCAGCCATCGTCATGGTCGGCCGCATGGACGAGGGGATGAGCCACCTGATCCTGCTGTCGGTGCCGCTGTTCGTCTTCCTCGGCCAACTGATCGAGATGACGGGCATGGCCCGTGCCATGGTCGGATTCCTCGCCAGCCTGCTGGGCCATGTGCGCGGCGGCCTGTCCTATGTGCTGATCGGCGCGATGTATCTGGTGTCCGGCATCTCCGGCTCCAAGGCGGCCGACATGGCGGCGGTGGCGCCGGTGCTGTTCCCCGAGATGAAGGCGCGCGGCGCCAAGCCGGGCGATCTGGTCGCCCTGCTGTCGGCCACCGGCGCCCAGACGGAAACCATCCCGCCATCCCTGGTCCTGATCACCATCGGCTCGGTCACAGGCGTGTCGATCGCCGCCCTGTTCACCGGCGGCCTGCTGCCCGGCATCGTGCTGGGTTTGGCGCTGGCCGGGCTGGTCTGGTGGCGCTACCGCCACGAGGATCTGTCCCATGTCCGCCGCGCCAGCCGCGGCGAGATCGGCAAGGCGTTCCTGATCGCCCTGCCCGCCATCGCCCTGCCCTTCATCATCCGCGCCGCGGTGATCGAAGGTGTCGCGACCGCGACCGAGGTATCGACCATCGGCATCGTCTATGCGGTGATCGCCGGGTTGCTGGTCTACCGCCAGTTCGACTGGCGCCGCATCTATCCGATGCTGGTCGAAACCGCGGCCCTGTCCGGCGCCATCCTGCTGATCATCGGTGCGGCCACCGGCATGGCCTGGGCGCTGACCCAGTCGGGCTTCTCCAACACCCTGGCAACGGCGATGCGCGAGCTGCCCGGCGGCGTGCCGGTGTTCATCGCGGTGTCGATCATCGCCTTCATCATCCTGGGCAGCGTCCTGGAGGGCATCCCCGCCATCGTGCTGTTCGGTCCGCTGCTGTTCCCCATCGCCCGGCAGATCGGCGTGCACGAGGTCCACTACGCGATGATCGTCATCCTGGCGATGGGCATCGGTCTGTTCGCCCCGCCGTTCGGTGTCGGTTACTACGCCGCCTGCGCCATCAGCCGCATCAGCCCGGACGAAGGCATGAAGCCCATCCTGGGATATCTGGCGGCGCTGGCCGTCGGCCTGATCATCGTCGCGGCAGTGCCCTGGGTGTCGATCGGCTTCCTTGGCTGA
- a CDS encoding transketolase family protein — MSTATPTPAAAKARLKTSAMIASIAAEGQRTKPAPFGHALVELAKQRPEIVGMTADLAKYTDLHIFAQANPDRFYQMGMAEQLLMGAASGMAHEGMMPFVTTYAVFASRRAYDFVHQTIAEENRNVKIACALPGLTSGYGPSHQAAEDLALFRAMPNMVVIDPCDAHEIEQVVPAMAAHDGPVYMRLLRGNVPLVLDEYDYKFELGKAKLLRDGSDVLVISSGIMTMRALEVAQRLEADKVGVAVLHVPTIKPLDTGTILREAARTGRMVVVAENHTVIGGLGEAVAGTLLRAGVAPVFRQIGLPDEFLKAGALPTLHDLYGISTDAMAASIKGWL, encoded by the coding sequence ATGAGCACCGCCACCCCCACTCCCGCCGCCGCCAAGGCGCGCCTGAAGACCTCCGCGATGATCGCCTCGATCGCGGCGGAAGGGCAGCGGACCAAGCCGGCGCCCTTCGGCCATGCGCTGGTCGAACTGGCGAAGCAGCGGCCGGAGATCGTCGGCATGACCGCCGACCTCGCCAAATACACCGACCTGCACATCTTCGCCCAGGCCAATCCCGACCGCTTCTATCAGATGGGCATGGCCGAACAGCTGCTGATGGGTGCCGCGTCGGGGATGGCCCATGAGGGCATGATGCCCTTCGTCACCACCTACGCCGTCTTCGCCTCGCGCCGGGCCTATGACTTCGTGCATCAGACGATCGCGGAGGAGAACCGCAACGTCAAAATCGCCTGCGCCCTGCCCGGCCTGACCTCCGGCTACGGTCCCAGCCATCAGGCCGCCGAGGATCTGGCGCTGTTCCGCGCCATGCCGAACATGGTGGTGATCGACCCCTGCGACGCGCACGAGATCGAGCAGGTGGTGCCCGCCATGGCCGCGCACGACGGCCCGGTCTACATGCGGCTGCTGCGCGGCAACGTCCCGCTGGTGCTCGACGAGTACGACTATAAGTTCGAACTCGGCAAGGCGAAGCTGCTGCGCGACGGCTCGGACGTGCTGGTCATCTCGTCCGGCATCATGACGATGCGGGCGCTGGAGGTGGCGCAGCGGCTGGAGGCCGACAAGGTCGGCGTCGCCGTTCTGCACGTCCCCACCATCAAGCCGCTCGACACCGGGACCATCCTGCGCGAAGCGGCCCGCACCGGCCGCATGGTGGTGGTGGCGGAAAACCACACCGTCATCGGCGGGCTGGGCGAGGCGGTGGCCGGCACCCTGCTGCGGGCCGGCGTCGCCCCGGTCTTCCGGCAGATCGGCCTGCCCGACGAGTTCCTGAAGGCCGGCGCCCTGCCGACTCTGCATGACCTCTACGGCATCTCCACCGATGCTATGGCGGCCAGCATCAAGGGCTGGCTGTAA